The genomic stretch TATATAACTTGGATATGAGCAATGCTGTTGCCGAAGACTTAACTGCTGGTGGCGATCGCGTGTTACGGGTTTCTGCTGATGGCAAAGATATCAAGTTAACTGAGCGCGTTACTCTGGCGCCCGATGCTGATCTATTTGTGTCAATACATCATGACTCCATACTGCAAGAGTGGATTGATGCCGGTCGTCGGCGGGAGTTTTCAGGATTCGCCCTATTCGTTTCAGAGAAAAATGCGCATTTCGAGCAAAGTTTGAGTTGTGCCAAAATAATTGGGGCGCAACTGCTTGCCATTGGTGAAAAACCTTCGCTTTATCATGCCACGCCAATATCGGGTGAAAATCGACCGCTGATTGATAGTCATTTTGGCATTCACCGCTATGATGACCTCGTTGTGCTTAAAACAGCATCTATTCCAGCTGTTTTAATTGAAATCGGTGTCATCGCGAATCCTGATGAGGCACTTCGCCTGAATAAATCGAATGTACAACAGCAAATTGCCCATGCCATTTCAAAAGGCATTCATGATTGCCAAGTTCATAAATCAAACGATATTTAACAACACTTCATAACCCAAGGATAAATTGTAATGAGAAAAATTGGTCTTGCTTTAACTTTAACACTTCTGTCTGCAGGCGCCCATGCTGCGGGCTGTGCAACTCCGAAAACCGCTTTTGATCAGGTGTATTGTGCGGGCAATCTCTTCTCACAAGTTGATCACGATTTAAAT from Sulfurirhabdus autotrophica encodes the following:
- a CDS encoding N-acetylmuramoyl-L-alanine amidase family protein codes for the protein MFTLLKTSFFLLILLAVQIASAAYIVVDTGHTPQHPGAMGANGRVEYLYNLDMSNAVAEDLTAGGDRVLRVSADGKDIKLTERVTLAPDADLFVSIHHDSILQEWIDAGRRREFSGFALFVSEKNAHFEQSLSCAKIIGAQLLAIGEKPSLYHATPISGENRPLIDSHFGIHRYDDLVVLKTASIPAVLIEIGVIANPDEALRLNKSNVQQQIAHAISKGIHDCQVHKSNDI